A region of Salvia splendens isolate huo1 chromosome 17, SspV2, whole genome shotgun sequence DNA encodes the following proteins:
- the LOC121774996 gene encoding GTP-binding protein At3g49725, chloroplastic-like, protein MLRSNLHRRSPNSILNPSPILSQFPPFSRYLSNSNQDHDETYRDPDAPPRLFVVQPRIRPQTHLKAKLEEALSLANSLEQQRDEFSAMESPDNEMPPHLVVQNPAAKSPRADTYFGHGTVETVKCHITNLEDKEEVDAVFVNATLRGIQQRNLERAWGKPVLDRVGLIIQIFNAHAQTKEAKLQAELAALMCKRSRLVRVRGHDGRNTFGGFGGSGEIEVVSARGRASGGRGFISGAGETEIQLQRQRILERKQKLLAEIADVRRTRAMQRAARKRNEKLPGQEIPTVAVVGYTNAGKSTLVSRLSNTYLYSDDRLFATVDPKLRSVKLPSGRKVLLSDTVGFISDLPVQLVEAFHATLEEVIEADLLVHVLDSSAPNLDENRESVMEVLRRISVPEEKLQNMIEVWNKVDLLEEKSEICDLEEEEEEEEEEEDIDATCDQHDDNQVINCNDSGDLEEEINHDHSDDEQESRLSFDECSNTVNGHFTGEDVTAIAADNGSKFQSKSSGLLVETSAVTGVGLQQLLELIDSKLKPCRAVERISFFHSKWRPPRREDSDIAV, encoded by the exons ATGCTGAGAAGCAATCTTCACCGGCGTTCCCCTAATTCCATCCTAAACCCTTCACCAATACTATCTCAATTTCCTCCCTTTTCCCGATATTTATCGAATTCAAATCAAGACCATGATGAAACGTACAGGGACCCTGACGCCCCTCCCCGCCTCTTCGTTGTACAGCCAAGGATCCGCCCTCAAACCCATTTGAAGGCCAAGCTTGAGGAGGCCTTGAGTCTTGCTAATTCTCTCGAGCAACAGCGTGACGAGTTTAGTGCCATGGAGTCTCCGGACAATGAAATGCCGCCGCATCTTGTTGTCCAAAACCCCGCCGCCAAGTCCCCTCGCGCCG ATACATATTTTGGACATGGGACTGTGGAAACAGTTAAGTGCCACATAACTAATTTGGAAGACAAG GAAGAGGTGGATGCTGTTTTTGTCAATGCTACTCTTAGGGGTATCCAGCAGCGGAATCTGGAG AGGGCCTGGGGCAAGCCTGTTCTAGATCGTGTTGGCCTCATTATACAAATTTTTAATGCTCATGCTCAGACCAAGGAAGCTAAACTACAG GCTGAATTAGCAGCTCTGATGTGTAAAAGAAGCAGACTTGTCCGAGTTCGTGGGCACGATGGGCGTAATACATTTGGGGGATTTGGGGGATCTGGAGAAATAGAAGTTGTTAGTGCTAGAGG GAGAGCAAGCGGAGGGCGCGGTTTTATCAGTGGTGCTGGAGAGACTGAAATTCAGCTTCAAAGGCAAAG AATCTTGGAAAGGAAGCAGAAGTTGTTAGCTGAAATTGCTGATGTTAGAAGAACTCGAGCCATGCAGCGTGCTGCACGGAAAAGGAATGAAAAGTTACCAGGACAAGAAATCCCTACTGTTGCTGTAGTTGGCTATACAAATGCT GGAAAGTCTACATTAGTTAGCAGACTCTCAAACACCTATCTTTACTCCGATGATCG ATTGTTTGCAACAGTTGATCCTAAGTTAAGAAGTGTTAAGCTTCCATCAGG GAGAAAAGTTCTGCTCAGCGACACAGTCGGCTTCATCTCGGATTTGCCTGTTCAG TTAGTGGAAGCATTTCATGCTACATTGGAAGAGGTTATCGAAGCTGACCTCCTAGTG CATGTACTGGACTCAAGCGCTCCAAATCTTGACGAAAACCGGGAGTCTGTAATGGAAGTTCTTAGGAGAATCAGTGTGCCTGAAGAGAAGCTCCAAAACATGATTGAAGTTTGGAATAAG GTCGACCTTCTAGAGGAGAAATCTGAGATATGCGatcttgaagaagaagaagaagaagaagaagaagaagaagatatcgATGCCACATGTGATCAACATGATGACAACCAAGTTATCAATTGTAACGACTCGGGTGATCTTGAAGAGGAAATTAATCACGATCATTCTGATGACGAGCAAGAATCCAGGCTTAGCTTCGATGAATGCTCCAATACTGTCAACGGACACTTTACAGGGGAAGACGTGACGGCTATAGCTGCTGACAATGGTTCTAAATTTCAATCAAAATCATCGGGGCTTCTTGTCGAAACATCTGCTGTAACCGGGGTTGGCCTACAACAACTGCTTGAGCTCATCGACAGCAAGCTGAAACCATGTCGAGCGGTAGAAAGGATTAGCTTCTTCCATAGTAAGTGGAGACCACCGCGTCGGGAAGATAGCGATATAGCAGTCTGA
- the LOC121774046 gene encoding 1-aminocyclopropane-1-carboxylate synthase 3-like, producing MTLSKKATCNSHGQDSSYFLGWEEYEKNPYDQLHNPNGIIQMGLAENQLSFDLLESWLAANPDAASFKRDGQSIFRELALFQDYHGLPAFKNAMVKFMSEIRGNKVKFNPNKLVLTAGATSANETLIFCLANPGEAVLLPTPYYPGFDRDLKWRTGVEIVPIHCTSSNGFRITGPALEEAYQTAQKRNLKVKGVLVTNPSNPLGITLTRTELDLLVDFIDQKGIHLISDEIYSGTVFDSPSFVSIMEVLINRNYINTDVWDRVHIVYSLSKDLGLPGFRVGAIYSNDEMVVAAATKMSSFGLVSSQTQYLLSAMLSDDKFAPNYVVENQKRLKNRHAMLVRGLKSIGISCLKSNAGLFCWVDMRHLLTANTFEAEIDLWKKIVYEVGLNISPGSSCHCDEPGWFRVCFANMSEDTLNRAVQRMKAFVETARAGFSQNQTRSGSRRKSFTKWVFRLSFQDRDRER from the exons ATGACGCTATCGAAGAAGGCTACTTGCAACTCTCACGGCCAAGATTCTTCCTATTTCCTCGGATGGGAGGAGTATGAGAAGAATCCCTACGACCAACTCCACAACCCCAACGGCATCATTCAGATGGGCCTCGCCGAGAATCAGCTCTCCTTCGACCTCCTCGAATCTTGGCTGGCCGCCAACCCTGACGCCGCCAGCTTCAAAAGAGACGGCCAGTCCATCTTCCGTGAACTCGCCCTCTTCCAAGACTACCACGGCCTCCCCGCTTTCAAAAAT GCAATGGTGAAATTCATGTCGGAAATCCGGGGCAACAAGGTGAAGTTCAACCCGAACAAGCTAGTGCTGACCGCAGGCGCCACCTCAGCCAATGAGACTCTCATTTTTTGCCTGGCCAACCCGGGGGAGGCGGTCCTTCTCCCGACCCCTTACTACCCCGGGTTCGACCGGGACCTCAAGTGGCGAACCGGGGTCGAGATCGTCCCGATCCACTGCACTAGCTCGAACGGGTTCAGAATAACTGGGCCAGCCCTGGAGGAAGCCTACCAAACCGCCCAGAAGCGGAATCTCAAAGTGAAAGGCGTGCTAGTCACCAACCCGTCCAACCCGCTCGGCATAACCCTGACCCGAACCGAGTTAGACCTTTTGGTGGACTTCATCGACCAAAAGGGCATCCACCTCATCTCCGACGAGATCTACTCCGGCACCGTTTTCGACTCCCCCAGCTTCGTCAGCATCATGGAGGTTTTAATAAACCGGAACTACATCAACACCGACGTGTGGGACAGGGTCCACATTGTCTACAGCTTGTCCAAGGACTTAGGCCTGCCCGGTTTCCGGGTCGGGGCGATATACTCCAACGACGAAATGGTGGTCGCCGCCGCCACAAAAATGTCCAGCTTCGGCCTCGTCTCCTCCCAGACGCAGTACCTCCTCTCCGCCATGCTCTCCGACGACAAGTTCGCCCCGAACTACGTCGTCGAGAATCAGAAGCGCCTCAAGAACCGGCACGCGATGCTGGTTCGGGGCCTCAAGAGCATCGGGATCTCCTGCCTCAAGAGCAACGCCGGCCTATTCTGCTGGGTCGACATGCGCCACTTACTCACAGCCAACACCTTCGAAGCGGAGATCGATCTCTGGAAGAAGATCGTCTACGAAGTCGGGCTGAACATCTCGCCCGGTTCATCATGCCATTGTGACGAACCGGGCTGGTTCCGCGTCTGCTTCGCGAACATGTCAGAAGACACGCTGAACCGGGCGGTCCAGCGCATGAAGGCGTTTGTGGAAACCGCCCGGGCCGGTTTTTCGCAGAACCAGACCAGGAGCGGTTCGAGGAGGAAGTCATTCACCAAATGGGTTTTTCGGCTATCGTTCCAGGACCGTGACCGGGAGCGATAG